A single Sporosarcina sp. FSL W8-0480 DNA region contains:
- the menB gene encoding 1,4-dihydroxy-2-naphthoyl-CoA synthase produces MTRQWETIRTYEDIKYEKYNGIAKVTINRPEVRNAFRPKTVMEMIDAFSRARDDDSIGVIILTGEGEKAFCSGGDQSVRGHGGYVGDDEIPRLNVLDLQRLIRVIPKPVVAMVAGYAIGGGHVLHVVCDLTIAADNARFGQTGPKVGSFDAGYGSGYLARIIGHKKAREIWYLCRQYDAQQALDMGLVNTVVPYEQLEDETVQWCEEMLAMSPTALRFIKAAMNADTDGLAGLQQMAGDATLLYYTTEEAKEGRDAFKEKRKPDFGQFPRFP; encoded by the coding sequence ATGACACGTCAATGGGAAACAATCCGTACATATGAAGATATTAAATACGAAAAGTATAACGGGATTGCAAAGGTGACGATCAACCGTCCAGAAGTACGCAATGCGTTCCGTCCGAAAACTGTAATGGAAATGATTGATGCTTTTTCACGTGCTCGTGATGATGATAGTATCGGAGTCATCATCTTAACGGGTGAAGGGGAGAAGGCTTTCTGCTCTGGTGGGGACCAATCTGTCAGAGGTCATGGAGGATACGTTGGTGACGACGAAATTCCACGTTTGAATGTATTGGATCTTCAAAGACTAATCCGTGTTATTCCGAAACCAGTTGTTGCAATGGTTGCTGGATACGCAATTGGTGGCGGACATGTATTACACGTCGTTTGTGATCTAACGATTGCTGCTGACAATGCACGTTTTGGACAAACTGGACCGAAAGTTGGTTCATTTGACGCTGGATATGGCTCAGGATACCTTGCTCGCATCATCGGTCATAAGAAAGCAAGGGAAATTTGGTACCTATGCCGCCAATATGATGCTCAGCAAGCTTTGGATATGGGCCTTGTTAACACAGTTGTACCGTATGAGCAATTGGAAGACGAGACAGTACAATGGTGTGAAGAGATGCTTGCAATGAGCCCTACAGCATTGCGCTTCATCAAAGCCGCCATGAATGCGGATACTGACGGTCTTGCCGGTCTTCAACAAATGGCAGGGGATGCAACATTACTATACTATACAACGGAGGAAGCGAAAGAAGGAAGAGACGCATTCAAAGAGAAGCGTAAACCTGACTTTGGCCAATTCCCAAGATTCCCTTGA
- the menD gene encoding 2-succinyl-5-enolpyruvyl-6-hydroxy-3-cyclohexene-1-carboxylic-acid synthase yields MDDRTVLTNHVLRMTDTLLKAGVKAAVISPGSRSTPLAYAFAASDEMQTFMQVDERSAGYFALGLAKATGSPVALLCTSGTAASNYHPAITEAYYARVPLIVLTADRPHELRGVGAPQAIDQLNMYGKHVKFSVDLPLAEDNEELDWFLERHVNRAVSIAMTKPMGPIHLNIPLREPLLIDFDMKVRKSTFIERVLGEIELSTEQKQSFQTLFENTKNGLIIAGELPVGFDKKRFWEFANKIQWPVLCDPLSNLRSEVPEEYSNLCIAHYDAILKSEKFAEGAVPDTVIRFGPQPVSKPLSLFLKKVRPTVFIAVDEAPEFRDSLGVVTHHLQASPESVFDIPNQSEPNGYTAMWSTANDIAETATLQYEGQQGDEGIIVKTLFQMIPDGSDLFCGSSMPIRDVDTFLSKTNKDIAIFSNRGTNGIDGVVSTAFGIEAARKRPTYLLIGDLSFLHDVNGLIVSRFHETSLTIILINNDGGGIFSYLPQSTIQNHFEELFGTPTGLTFEHIGAMYDAQYAAVHSAEEFKEELQKDKTKPIRIIEVFTNRPINVTAHRAYWAEVVERLDGNGNE; encoded by the coding sequence ATGGATGACCGGACAGTATTAACGAATCATGTTTTACGAATGACAGATACTTTATTAAAAGCTGGAGTGAAGGCAGCGGTAATTAGCCCGGGTTCGCGTTCCACTCCGCTCGCATACGCTTTTGCGGCTTCAGATGAAATGCAGACATTTATGCAGGTGGATGAAAGATCAGCCGGTTATTTTGCATTAGGTCTTGCGAAGGCTACCGGGAGCCCGGTTGCACTTTTATGCACTTCCGGAACTGCAGCATCCAATTATCATCCTGCAATAACAGAAGCGTATTATGCACGAGTGCCTTTGATTGTACTGACTGCTGACCGTCCTCATGAATTACGGGGCGTTGGAGCTCCGCAAGCGATTGACCAATTGAATATGTATGGAAAGCATGTAAAGTTCAGTGTGGACCTACCATTGGCGGAAGATAATGAGGAACTGGATTGGTTCCTTGAGCGACATGTCAATCGTGCGGTTTCAATTGCAATGACAAAACCGATGGGACCCATACATTTGAATATCCCACTAAGGGAACCTTTACTAATCGACTTCGATATGAAAGTGCGAAAGTCCACATTTATTGAAAGAGTGTTAGGAGAGATTGAGCTTTCGACTGAACAAAAACAGTCGTTTCAAACTCTTTTTGAAAATACAAAGAACGGACTTATCATAGCAGGTGAATTGCCTGTCGGATTTGACAAGAAGCGATTTTGGGAATTTGCGAATAAAATACAATGGCCCGTACTTTGTGATCCATTATCCAATTTACGATCCGAAGTCCCTGAAGAATACAGCAATTTATGCATAGCTCATTATGATGCAATACTAAAAAGTGAGAAGTTCGCAGAGGGTGCTGTTCCGGATACCGTTATCCGGTTTGGTCCTCAGCCTGTCTCCAAACCTTTGTCCTTGTTCCTGAAAAAAGTTCGTCCAACTGTCTTCATTGCAGTTGACGAAGCACCCGAATTCCGGGATTCACTTGGTGTTGTCACACATCATTTACAAGCTTCACCTGAATCAGTATTTGATATACCGAACCAAAGTGAACCGAATGGGTATACCGCAATGTGGTCGACAGCAAATGACATTGCCGAAACAGCGACACTTCAATATGAAGGGCAACAGGGGGATGAAGGAATAATTGTTAAGACGTTATTCCAAATGATTCCTGACGGCAGCGATTTATTCTGCGGTAGCAGCATGCCGATCCGTGATGTGGACACGTTCTTGAGTAAGACGAATAAGGATATTGCGATATTTTCAAACAGAGGGACAAACGGTATCGATGGAGTCGTATCTACTGCATTCGGTATAGAGGCAGCACGGAAAAGGCCAACTTATCTATTGATCGGGGACCTTTCATTTTTACATGATGTGAATGGTTTGATTGTATCGAGATTCCACGAGACAAGTTTGACGATCATCTTAATTAATAATGATGGAGGCGGTATTTTCTCGTATTTACCACAGTCGACTATCCAGAATCACTTCGAAGAATTATTCGGTACACCGACGGGATTGACTTTTGAGCATATCGGAGCGATGTATGATGCACAATATGCTGCAGTACATTCCGCTGAAGAGTTCAAAGAGGAACTCCAAAAGGATAAAACGAAGCCAATCAGGATCATCGAAGTATTTACAAACAGACCCATTAATGTCACTGCCCATCGTGCTTATTGGGCTGAAGTAGTTGAAAGGCTTGATGGAAATGGAAATGAATGA
- a CDS encoding zinc ABC transporter substrate-binding protein yields the protein MNKKFLVPLMVIITLLVSACGNKENGDKGTKETTTGNTLSVYTTVYPLQYFTERIGGEFVEVHSIYPLGADEHSFDPTQKDMIALSDADLFFYIGLGLEGFVENAQKTLKGEHVELVATGAALSDDQLTEGQHDEEEEHEHDEHSHGQFDPHVWISPKLSIELAATIKDSLIAKMPEQEEYFSKNFSLLEDDLMELDERFKEMSADAKTKTFFVSHAAFGYIANEYGLTQVAIAGLNSQSEPSQKQLTQIVEQAKKEKVHYILFEQNVSSKLTEVVRKEIGAESLTLHNLGVLTQEDVKNNETYFTLMERNLRLLEQALSGK from the coding sequence ATGAATAAGAAGTTTCTCGTTCCCCTTATGGTTATTATTACACTATTGGTTAGTGCATGCGGGAACAAGGAAAACGGTGATAAAGGCACAAAAGAAACGACTACCGGAAACACATTATCCGTGTATACGACCGTCTATCCATTACAATATTTTACAGAGCGAATTGGCGGAGAGTTTGTGGAAGTTCACTCCATATACCCTCTTGGAGCCGATGAACATTCATTCGACCCTACACAAAAAGATATGATAGCTCTCTCAGACGCAGATTTGTTTTTTTACATAGGGCTTGGTTTGGAAGGTTTTGTTGAGAATGCTCAAAAGACACTAAAGGGTGAGCATGTTGAATTGGTAGCTACAGGCGCTGCACTATCTGATGACCAATTAACAGAAGGGCAGCATGATGAAGAGGAAGAACATGAACACGATGAACATAGTCATGGTCAATTCGATCCCCATGTTTGGATTTCTCCTAAACTAAGTATTGAATTGGCAGCAACAATTAAAGATTCACTCATAGCAAAAATGCCGGAACAAGAAGAATACTTCAGCAAGAATTTCAGTCTATTGGAAGACGATTTAATGGAACTTGATGAACGTTTCAAGGAAATGTCCGCTGACGCAAAAACAAAAACCTTTTTCGTCTCCCATGCTGCGTTCGGCTATATCGCCAATGAATATGGGTTGACACAAGTAGCGATAGCTGGATTGAATTCACAAAGCGAGCCTTCTCAAAAACAACTTACACAAATTGTTGAGCAAGCGAAAAAAGAAAAGGTTCATTATATTTTATTCGAGCAAAATGTATCATCCAAACTGACTGAAGTCGTCAGAAAGGAAATCGGTGCCGAATCATTAACACTTCATAATTTAGGCGTTCTTACACAAGAAGATGTAAAGAACAACGAGACGTATTTCACGTTAATGGAACGTAATTTACGGTTACTTGAGCAAGCACTTTCCGGAAAATAA
- a CDS encoding o-succinylbenzoate--CoA ligase — MIPNWLLKRSKLTPNRTALSFGDERWTFQELKEEADLIARKLRMNGLEEGDRIALLGPSNPEMVFVIHGCLLAGLEIVMLNSRLSTKEILWQFGDANASLLIVEDGLLLQAGLKDVPMITFSSLQSSGQRDFSVSKMWDESRTITIMYTSGTTGFPKGVRQTAGNHTSSALSSVLNLGLTDDDSWLCTMPLFHISGFSILVRSVIYGMEVRLYEKFDTKPIVDEIRNGTVTRMSVVATSLQRILEEFEKTETVAHPAFRTMLAGGGPVPDDFLKRAESRKLPVLQTYGMTETSSQTATLSSEDALRKSGSAGKPLFFNQIKIRDTEQPNELGEVLIAGPHVTLGYIGHAVNKEPLEDGWLPTGDIGYFDEEGYLFIVDRRSDLIISGGENIYPAEVENVLLSHPKVKEAGVCGQSHPEWGSVPVAFIVSNEDISQEELEIHCRESLAPYKIPKAYYFVDELPRNASNKLLRRELKEWAALN; from the coding sequence TTGATACCCAATTGGTTGTTGAAAAGGTCTAAACTGACACCGAATCGAACAGCTCTTTCATTCGGTGATGAACGATGGACATTCCAAGAGTTGAAAGAAGAAGCTGATTTAATCGCAAGGAAATTAAGGATGAATGGGTTGGAAGAAGGGGATCGAATCGCCTTATTAGGGCCATCCAATCCGGAAATGGTGTTTGTCATTCATGGCTGCTTATTAGCTGGACTTGAAATTGTCATGCTGAATAGCAGATTGTCCACAAAAGAGATATTGTGGCAATTTGGCGATGCGAATGCGTCCCTCTTGATCGTTGAGGATGGATTATTACTCCAAGCCGGTCTTAAAGATGTCCCAATGATTACGTTTTCGTCCCTTCAGTCGAGCGGGCAACGTGATTTCAGTGTTTCAAAAATGTGGGATGAATCGCGAACAATTACGATTATGTATACGTCTGGGACAACAGGTTTTCCAAAAGGTGTTCGTCAGACTGCAGGCAACCATACATCAAGCGCGCTTTCTTCCGTTTTAAATTTAGGTTTGACAGATGATGATAGCTGGCTTTGTACAATGCCGTTATTCCATATTAGCGGTTTTTCCATTCTTGTGAGATCGGTCATTTATGGTATGGAAGTTAGGCTATACGAAAAATTCGATACGAAACCAATCGTCGATGAGATCAGGAATGGTACGGTTACAAGAATGTCAGTAGTCGCGACAAGTTTGCAGCGCATCCTTGAAGAATTCGAAAAAACCGAAACTGTAGCCCACCCTGCTTTTCGGACAATGTTAGCCGGGGGCGGACCTGTGCCGGACGATTTCCTTAAAAGAGCAGAAAGTCGAAAGTTGCCCGTATTACAAACATACGGAATGACTGAAACAAGTTCGCAGACAGCTACATTATCGTCGGAAGACGCTTTGCGTAAATCCGGATCTGCAGGTAAACCACTCTTTTTTAACCAGATAAAAATTAGAGATACTGAACAACCTAATGAGTTAGGTGAGGTTCTAATCGCAGGACCCCATGTAACCTTAGGTTACATCGGTCATGCTGTGAACAAGGAGCCATTAGAAGATGGTTGGTTGCCGACTGGTGATATCGGATATTTTGACGAGGAAGGGTATTTATTCATCGTGGATAGGCGTTCGGATTTAATCATTTCAGGTGGAGAGAATATTTATCCGGCTGAAGTGGAAAATGTTTTGCTCAGCCATCCAAAGGTGAAGGAAGCTGGTGTGTGTGGACAAAGCCATCCGGAATGGGGCAGTGTGCCAGTCGCTTTTATAGTTTCAAACGAGGATATATCTCAGGAGGAATTAGAAATTCACTGTAGAGAGTCGCTTGCACCATATAAGATTCCTAAGGCTTATTATTTTGTAGATGAATTACCACGAAATGCATCGAATAAATTATTACGACGGGAATTGAAAGAATGGGCAGCTTTGAACTAA
- a CDS encoding TraR/DksA C4-type zinc finger protein translates to MLSNQQKNIIKQELMEMKTQYAKTERETDIRNSERDAVGELSTYDNHPGDLGTELFERQKDMALNVHAGDEISKVDNALQALSNGTYGYCEVCEREIPFERLEALPYTTYCIEHSPDQDIPKDRPSEEDILIMANPNSFADRRNGARRDGEDSFQEIAKSGTSETPSDFVGDHDDYNSLYYNEISDGQAEEVEEFISTDITGETRGYVRSDFTEEYEERLDNEGIESPLGDIPYHRKDSYTGDK, encoded by the coding sequence ATGTTATCCAATCAACAAAAAAACATAATAAAACAAGAATTGATGGAAATGAAAACACAATACGCTAAAACGGAAAGAGAAACCGATATCAGAAATTCAGAAAGAGATGCGGTTGGAGAATTGTCAACGTACGACAACCATCCTGGCGATTTAGGAACCGAACTCTTCGAACGTCAGAAAGACATGGCGCTGAACGTACATGCAGGTGACGAAATTAGTAAAGTGGACAATGCACTACAAGCCCTTTCCAATGGAACTTACGGGTATTGTGAAGTCTGTGAAAGGGAGATACCTTTCGAACGACTTGAAGCATTACCCTATACAACATATTGCATTGAACATAGCCCTGACCAAGACATCCCTAAAGATAGACCTTCTGAGGAGGATATACTCATCATGGCAAATCCAAATTCATTTGCTGACCGCAGAAACGGGGCTCGTAGAGATGGTGAGGATAGTTTTCAGGAGATAGCAAAATCAGGAACTTCCGAAACACCTTCCGATTTCGTCGGCGATCATGATGATTACAACAGCCTGTACTATAATGAAATATCGGATGGCCAAGCCGAGGAAGTGGAGGAATTCATCAGCACTGACATTACCGGGGAAACACGTGGCTATGTCCGTTCCGACTTTACCGAGGAGTATGAGGAAAGATTGGATAATGAGGGCATTGAATCCCCTCTTGGTGATATTCCTTACCACCGAAAAGACAGTTATACAGGAGATAAATAA
- a CDS encoding Dps family protein, producing the protein MSKELIEELNVQVSTWSVMYAKLHNYHWYVKGKQFFTLHEKFEELYNEATAHMDEIAERILTLGGNPTATLKEHLEQSVVNEATGNEEAEEMVKTIADDFGKIMKSLKKGMDVASQDGDDMTEDLLNATYQSIEKHQWMLNAFLGESNK; encoded by the coding sequence ATGTCTAAGGAATTAATAGAAGAACTGAATGTACAAGTTTCTACATGGTCGGTCATGTATGCAAAATTGCATAATTATCATTGGTATGTAAAAGGGAAACAATTTTTCACGCTCCATGAAAAATTTGAAGAGCTTTACAATGAAGCAACGGCTCACATGGATGAAATTGCCGAAAGGATTTTAACACTTGGAGGCAATCCGACAGCGACTTTGAAGGAGCACTTGGAGCAGTCCGTCGTGAATGAAGCGACAGGCAATGAAGAAGCCGAGGAGATGGTGAAGACGATTGCCGACGACTTCGGTAAAATCATGAAGTCGCTGAAGAAAGGCATGGATGTCGCTTCTCAAGACGGCGATGATATGACAGAAGATCTCTTAAATGCAACCTATCAAAGTATCGAAAAGCATCAATGGATGTTGAATGCATTCCTTGGTGAGTCTAATAAATGA
- a CDS encoding 1,4-dihydroxy-2-naphthoate polyprenyltransferase: MQQTIKADTGWRIWWQLTRPHTLTAAFAPVFLGTMIALTYGKLHFPLFFAMLIASLLIQMATNMFNEYYDYKLGLDTEHSIGIGGTIVRNGVKPKTVLNIALSLYAISVLIGIYICMQTSWGLALVGAVSMLIGYLYTGGPLPIAYTPFGELVSGVVMGMLLILIAFYIQTGTVTTDAVLISIPSMLLVAAIMMSNNIRDLEGDKEGGRKTLAILVGRSNAITILTLFFVVSYIWIISLILLGHLTPWALLVLISVKKPIDAISTFRKYDIPLQVMPAMKNTAVTNTLFGLLLGIGILVGHLL; the protein is encoded by the coding sequence TTGCAACAGACTATTAAAGCAGATACCGGATGGCGTATTTGGTGGCAACTTACACGCCCGCATACATTAACAGCTGCGTTCGCTCCGGTTTTCCTTGGAACAATGATTGCACTCACTTATGGAAAACTTCATTTCCCATTATTCTTCGCCATGCTTATAGCAAGCCTTTTAATACAAATGGCAACGAATATGTTCAACGAGTATTATGATTACAAACTTGGGTTAGATACCGAACATTCCATCGGCATTGGAGGAACGATTGTCCGTAATGGTGTCAAGCCTAAAACCGTGTTAAATATTGCCCTCTCATTGTATGCAATATCCGTTCTTATTGGGATTTACATTTGCATGCAAACGTCATGGGGTCTTGCACTCGTTGGAGCCGTTTCAATGCTGATTGGTTACCTATATACCGGCGGACCGCTTCCAATCGCTTACACACCCTTTGGAGAACTTGTGTCGGGTGTAGTAATGGGGATGCTTTTAATCCTAATCGCCTTTTACATTCAGACAGGTACTGTTACGACCGATGCCGTACTTATTTCTATACCAAGCATGCTTCTTGTCGCTGCAATTATGATGTCCAATAATATCCGTGACCTTGAAGGCGATAAAGAAGGTGGAAGAAAAACGTTGGCGATCCTTGTCGGAAGAAGCAATGCCATTACCATTCTCACATTATTTTTTGTCGTTTCTTACATTTGGATCATTTCACTTATTTTACTCGGTCATCTAACACCATGGGCATTGCTTGTCTTAATCAGTGTTAAGAAACCCATTGATGCAATATCTACCTTCAGAAAGTATGATATCCCATTACAGGTCATGCCTGCGATGAAAAACACTGCAGTGACAAACACCCTTTTCGGTTTACTACTTGGAATCGGCATTTTAGTCGGCCATCTTCTTTGA
- a CDS encoding NUDIX domain-containing protein — protein MLVVLKHNGKWLLTRHSIRGIEFPGGKAEVGESIEEAAIRETIEETGVTITDLVKFAEYVVMSNVTFCKAVYTGKVAMIDENPTLYETEGALWMNDKELDNCEELSFHMKDAGMVEIRKWVETYVQ, from the coding sequence GTGCTCGTTGTATTAAAGCATAATGGCAAATGGCTGCTAACCCGCCATTCGATCCGTGGTATAGAGTTTCCGGGCGGCAAGGCTGAGGTAGGGGAGTCTATCGAAGAAGCCGCAATCCGGGAAACGATTGAAGAGACAGGTGTCACGATTACCGATTTAGTGAAATTTGCTGAATATGTCGTTATGAGTAACGTGACGTTCTGTAAAGCGGTCTATACAGGAAAAGTTGCGATGATCGATGAAAATCCGACGTTATATGAAACGGAAGGCGCATTATGGATGAATGATAAGGAATTAGATAACTGTGAGGAGTTAAGTTTTCATATGAAGGATGCCGGTATGGTTGAAATTCGTAAGTGGGTGGAAACGTATGTACAGTAA
- the menH gene encoding 2-succinyl-6-hydroxy-2,4-cyclohexadiene-1-carboxylate synthase, producing the protein MEMEMNDVRSIQIRGLSIHVEMEGEPHLPTIIFLHGFTGSTATWREVLEQFKGSYKTIAIDLTGHGKTTIPENPERYSMEEQIEDLNELIDELSIQSFYLVGYSMGGRIALGYTIKYPERVRALILESASPGLKEQVEREQRRIADALLAKKIIENGIPSFVDKWENIPLFESQKSLPEKKREEVRTERLQQSAIGLANSLLGIGTGSQKSYWDSLQKLKEPVYLITGELDSKFVGIAREMKNLVEKCRHSVVPNVGHAIHVENPRIFATMIKDYLHQLKEEENDTSMGNNPYI; encoded by the coding sequence ATGGAAATGGAAATGAATGATGTGCGCAGCATTCAAATCCGAGGACTCTCCATTCATGTCGAAATGGAAGGAGAGCCGCATCTTCCAACAATCATTTTCCTTCATGGTTTTACAGGGTCTACAGCGACGTGGCGTGAAGTCCTGGAACAGTTCAAAGGAAGTTACAAGACTATCGCTATCGACTTAACTGGGCATGGAAAAACTACCATTCCTGAAAATCCGGAACGATACTCAATGGAGGAACAGATTGAGGATCTAAATGAATTGATCGATGAGCTTTCGATCCAATCTTTTTACTTGGTAGGCTATTCAATGGGAGGGCGAATCGCATTAGGGTATACGATAAAGTATCCTGAACGCGTGCGTGCCCTAATTCTTGAAAGTGCATCACCAGGTTTGAAGGAACAGGTTGAAAGGGAACAACGGAGAATAGCGGATGCATTGCTTGCAAAGAAGATCATTGAAAATGGGATTCCCTCTTTTGTCGACAAATGGGAGAACATCCCTCTATTCGAATCTCAAAAAAGTCTTCCGGAGAAGAAGCGGGAAGAGGTTAGGACTGAACGACTTCAGCAAAGTGCGATAGGCCTTGCAAATAGCCTATTAGGGATTGGTACTGGCAGTCAAAAATCATATTGGGATTCTCTTCAGAAGTTGAAAGAACCAGTTTACCTTATAACCGGAGAACTTGACTCGAAATTTGTCGGGATTGCCCGGGAAATGAAGAACCTTGTAGAAAAATGTCGACATTCTGTCGTTCCCAACGTTGGGCATGCAATTCACGTGGAAAATCCCCGTATCTTTGCTACAATGATTAAGGACTATTTACATCAATTGAAGGAGGAAGAAAATGACACGTCAATGGGAAACAATCCGTACATATGA
- a CDS encoding isochorismate synthase yields MNHKITDMQKNQEVTISPATRFFTETVEVGRLSALSFFEAGVSLYKNERFYWQNSDKTLTLVGIGHAYTLSNQEIANRYMDISQKWKQLCSVLIKEEKDVDPILFGGFSFDEENRRNSEWDEYPSAFFVVPSFQMKIEGGRTFISINMITDKKEAAEDFERLREERDHLIHLAQVEEFDFTDTNAIESTYERNKDHYLNAVQNVTNSIRNGKADKVVMARALELKFEHEINDVSVLHSITNEQQESYHFGLTKGNSLFFGATPERLIEIRDGKAYSACVAGSIRRGKTAAEDRMFGEELLGDRKNREEHQYVVGMISGIFESYCNEVRIPKSPKLMKIRDIQHLFTPVEGKLGQEVDIFSFVEALHPTPALGGVPTEIALNIIGEEEGMDRGFYAAPIGWTDSANNGEFAVAIRSSLIKGDHAYLYAGGGIVADSNPAEEYEETWVKFRPVLRALGGKLNG; encoded by the coding sequence ATGAATCATAAAATAACAGATATGCAGAAAAACCAGGAGGTGACGATATCTCCCGCCACCCGTTTTTTTACGGAGACTGTTGAAGTGGGGCGGTTATCCGCATTGTCATTTTTTGAAGCAGGCGTGTCTCTTTATAAGAATGAACGCTTCTATTGGCAGAACTCAGATAAAACATTGACACTTGTTGGGATTGGACATGCTTACACTTTATCGAACCAAGAGATAGCCAATCGCTATATGGATATATCGCAGAAGTGGAAGCAATTATGCTCTGTATTGATAAAAGAAGAAAAAGATGTTGACCCGATTTTGTTTGGAGGTTTTTCTTTCGATGAAGAAAACCGTAGGAATTCCGAATGGGACGAGTATCCATCAGCTTTTTTTGTCGTTCCTTCTTTTCAAATGAAAATAGAGGGCGGCAGAACTTTCATTTCCATCAATATGATTACAGACAAAAAGGAAGCGGCTGAAGACTTTGAACGGTTGCGTGAGGAAAGGGACCATCTCATCCATCTTGCTCAAGTCGAGGAATTCGATTTTACAGACACGAATGCAATTGAATCGACGTATGAGCGAAACAAAGATCATTATCTGAATGCAGTTCAAAATGTAACAAACTCCATCAGAAATGGCAAAGCGGATAAAGTTGTAATGGCACGTGCTTTGGAGCTGAAATTTGAACATGAAATAAATGATGTCAGTGTTCTGCATTCCATAACGAACGAACAGCAAGAGAGTTATCATTTTGGGCTTACAAAGGGAAATTCACTCTTTTTTGGTGCAACACCGGAACGTTTAATCGAAATCCGTGATGGCAAAGCCTATTCCGCATGTGTTGCTGGTTCAATTAGACGTGGAAAAACGGCTGCTGAAGATCGGATGTTTGGAGAAGAGCTTTTAGGTGATCGGAAAAATCGTGAAGAACACCAATATGTTGTCGGAATGATTTCAGGTATATTTGAATCGTATTGCAATGAGGTACGAATCCCTAAGTCCCCTAAATTGATGAAGATCAGGGATATCCAGCATCTCTTCACTCCTGTTGAAGGAAAGCTTGGACAGGAAGTTGATATCTTTTCTTTCGTCGAAGCTTTGCATCCAACACCTGCACTTGGAGGGGTTCCGACAGAAATTGCGTTAAATATTATCGGGGAAGAAGAAGGAATGGATCGTGGGTTTTATGCCGCCCCGATTGGCTGGACTGATTCTGCAAACAATGGGGAATTCGCTGTTGCCATCCGTTCTTCATTGATAAAAGGAGACCATGCCTATTTGTATGCAGGAGGTGGAATTGTGGCAGATTCCAATCCCGCGGAGGAATACGAAGAGACTTGGGTGAAGTTTAGACCTGTTTTAAGAGCGCTTGGAGGAAAGCTTAATGGATGA
- a CDS encoding transposase, with the protein MDNDKVRMYVSIANQQIYSHKHDSPWEYEVEMSREFLPVFNQLFTQIGRLEFSNFLRGHSRPFLPYHYDRDNHDIDRRTMKLYALIHEFTDDETKKFIEKLPYFTKGNPKITSAPVQPSS; encoded by the coding sequence ATGGATAATGATAAAGTAAGGATGTACGTATCAATTGCAAATCAACAAATTTACTCGCATAAGCATGATTCGCCTTGGGAATATGAAGTTGAAATGAGTCGAGAGTTTCTCCCTGTTTTCAATCAGTTATTTACACAAATAGGGCGCTTGGAGTTTAGTAATTTCCTTCGAGGCCATTCGCGGCCGTTTTTACCGTATCATTATGATCGGGATAACCATGACATTGACCGCAGAACGATGAAATTATATGCATTGATTCATGAATTTACGGATGATGAGACGAAGAAGTTCATAGAGAAATTGCCTTACTTTACAAAGGGCAATCCGAAGATTACATCGGCACCCGTCCAGCCATCCAGTTGA
- the yidD gene encoding membrane protein insertion efficiency factor YidD, with translation MKTILIGLIKLYQKVISPLTPPTCRFYPTCSHYGVEAIQKHGALKGAWLAVCRISKCHPFHEGGFDPVPEKVNKEK, from the coding sequence ATGAAAACAATATTGATCGGCCTGATTAAACTATATCAAAAAGTTATCTCTCCGCTTACTCCACCTACCTGCCGTTTTTATCCTACTTGTTCCCATTATGGCGTTGAAGCAATACAAAAGCACGGAGCTTTGAAAGGGGCTTGGCTTGCAGTATGTAGAATTTCAAAATGCCATCCATTTCATGAAGGTGGGTTTGACCCTGTACCCGAAAAGGTTAATAAAGAGAAATGA